The following proteins come from a genomic window of Trifolium pratense cultivar HEN17-A07 linkage group LG4, ARS_RC_1.1, whole genome shotgun sequence:
- the LOC123924161 gene encoding F-box only protein 8-like, whose translation MTDSDSISGDFQGGGSNSHGSEMSPREHKQSLDFGNNCNQNSSEMVDKSRTGKVMNHIPDDLAFCVLSKLPLKSLKRFGCVCQTWSLLFENSHFMSKFRTNFISHCHSDYIDTSLLLYQIIQSHDHTQYCSFYSLSGHRYENRVKLDFPNPFQVENPRFYFFYCDTITGTICLKFENTIVLWKPTTHEFKVIPPSPVQSGSPYRESQVFCHGFGYDPIRDDIKIITFTTFEKIDSRALQHLGVRREDVPWNELPFEPLWEIYSLRCNSWKKLDFDMPVCWFDNWSYERLYTEGVCHWWSNSVNRENVLVSFDLRTEMFFTTAIPLEIAPDTDPSHNFLFVERRLAMLNGSIASILWYTTTFHISILGELGVKKSWTKLFVVGPLSNIERVVGTGKNGDIFFKTKDGKLVLLDLSTGIIEDMSFKGGHGYDVAIFKENHILMAGINF comes from the coding sequence ATGACGGACTCCGACAGCATTTCTGGTGATTTTCAAGGCGGCGGATCGAACTCTCACGGCAGCGAGATGTCACCAAGAGAACACAAGCAATCTCTTGATTTTGGTAACAATTGCAACCAAAATTCATCAGAGATGGTCGACAAATCGAGAACTGGAAAGGTAATGAATCACATACCCGATGACCTTGCATTTTGTGTCCTTTCAAAACTTCCTTTAAAATCTTTGAAACGTTTTGGATGTGTATGCCAAACATGGTCTCTCTTATTTGAAAACTCACATTTCATGAGCAAGTTCCGTACTAATTTCATATCTCATTGTCACTCTGATTACATTGATACATCTTTACTCCTATATCAGATTATACAATCTCATGATCATACCCAATATTGCTCTTTCTATTCACTTTCTGGTCATAGGTATGAGAATAGAGTCAAATTAGACTTTCCAAATCCTTTTCAAGTTGAAAACCCTcgcttttattttttctattgtGATACTATTACCGGAACTATTTGCCTTAAATTCGAAAACACAATTGTACTTTGGAAACCAACTACTCATGAATTTAAGGTCATTCCTCCCAGCCCTGTTCAGTCTGGATCACCTTATCGGGAGTCTCAAGTGTTTTGTCATGGGTTTGGTTATGATCCTATAAGAGATGACATTAAGATTATTACGTTCACAACATTTGAAAAAATCGATAGTCGAGCTCTTCAACATCTTGGTGTGCGACGAGAAGATGTGCCATGGAATGAATTACCCTTTGAACCTTTATGGGAGATTTATAGCTTAAGATGTAACTCTTGGAAGAAACTTGATTTCGATATGCCTGTATGTTGGTTTGATAATTGGTCATATGAGCGATTGTACACGGAAGGAGTATGTCATTGGTGGTCTAATAGTGTTAATCGTGAAAATGTATTGGTTTCATTTGACTTAAGGACCGAAATGTTTTTTACAACAGCCATTCCGCTAGAAATAGCTCCCGACACCGACCCcagtcataattttttattcgtGGAAAGACGTTTGGCGATGCTTAATGGGTCAATTGCTTCGATCTTATGGTATACGACTACTTTTCACATATCAATTTTGGGTGAACTTGGCGTAAAGAAATCATGGACTAAATTGTTCGTTGTTGGACCATTGTCCAACATTGAGCGTGTTGTTGGAACGGGAAAGAATGGTGATATATTCTTTAAAACAAAAGATGGTAAACTAGTCTTGTTGGATTTAAGCACAGGGATAATTGAAGACATGAGTTTTAAAGGAGGACATGGATATGATGTAGCAATTTTCAAGGAAAACCATATTTTAATGGCTGGaataaatttttaa